The Sesamum indicum cultivar Zhongzhi No. 13 linkage group LG6, S_indicum_v1.0, whole genome shotgun sequence genomic interval aaatatatatatatatatatatatatatgcatatatgataattttagtgtATGTTGTTTCACTATTTCTGTATTCTAAGTGACAAAAAGTTTATTTGGTCTCACCAATacttttaagattttaatagtgacatgtatatataattagcaaGAATGAATGGCAAAAGATTGTGCATAAGTTGTCCCAAGAACCAATTAGTGACAACCTAGTAAAATTGATTACTTATTATCACAATTACTTAAACTACatgacaattttatatataatttttgttattaattaatagttatattatgatacaattaaatattttttataatcattttaGACTTGTtgctaattaatattataattttcttttgtaataattttgtataatgtCGTCACTATAGTCAATTTATAACAACatttttatagtaataatacgaatataataaataaaaattatgtttattgttGATAATTGTCATTGCAAACAATTCTaatgattaatttttgcaGAATCTTTTCgtcactaattattataagtgACACAAATTTTAACGCAAATATTCTTACTATTAAAGTATAATGTTgcctaataattattattagtggcagttaatatattttcgatcattttatttttttattgttgattttcttttctggtgacaacataattatatattatataaacaaggagatttatattatttttatattgtaatgtttagtttttgatatttttatagtcaataatataatcataaaacTCATTATTAATAGagtacaagaaaatagaatattagtgacaaaatatcaagtgataattttatagttatcactaaaaatatatattaagtcacaataattttaatttgtcaattgtataattatgagtgacaaaaatttatataaagttatcactaaatacaattagtgaCATATCTATTGTGACGACTTAGTTACAACATAATATagtaacaattattatttattgtaattggGTTGTTACTATACATGAGTTACTAATCGTATGTATTGATAACTTTGTACACATTGTTTTGTCACTTAATATAGAACagtttttacaaaataatagtaattattaaaatcataaatttattactgtgataaaataaacttttttgacattaaatatatataattaatgacaatattaaaattgtcccctaatttttcttatcactgattttgtattttttttttgtagtaaataCATAGGATATgataatcttataatttataatattttcacattgatatatatatatatatatggaaaatttTCTGTTCGAATATTGTAAAGCGGTTGGTAGTCTTGAAGTTGCTGGAGACCCCACTTGAAGCCCCATGATACCGAACCATGCATATTTACCCTACCACTTCATATAAATCATCATCTCCTTCTCTCCCGTTCCCCATAACTTTTCCCTCTAAATTCAATCTCTTTTCGCTGAAAAACAGGGTTTTCTCCTCGGCAGCTTCTTACttgattctctctctctctctctttctctctctccctctctctctctatatatatatatatttatatttatataacggGCAAGATACATATGCATACGATGTCGGACAACATGAACTTGTCCGTGAATGGTCGGTCCCAAGTCCCTCCCGGATTCCGTTTCCATCCGACGGAGGAGGAGCTTCTTCACTATTACCTCCGAAAGAAAGTGGCTTACGAGAAAATCGATCTTGATGTCATACGAGACGTCGACCTTAACAAACTCGAGCCATGGGATATTCAAGGTAATTTTGAGGATGTGCTGGAATTCTTGGTACCAATTTCTTTTACTAAAATGATGTGAGACCCTCTGCTTGTTTCATGTACGTATCGACGTTTTCGACACCATTGATTTGATATAGatctctcattttttgtttaaaatttgtttatagAGAAATGCAAGATAGGGTCCACCCCACAGAACGACTGGTACTTCTTCAGTCACAAAGACAAGAAGTACCCGACGGGGACAAGGACAAACCGGGCGACTGCTGCCGGTTTCTGGAAGGCGACAGGGCGGGATAAGGTGATATACAGCAACGGAAGGAGAATTGGAATGCGAAAGACTTTGGTTTTCTACAGGGGAAGAGCTCCACATGGCCAGAAATCAGACTGGATCATGCATGAATACAGGCTTGATGATAACACTCATGACTCTGCTCATGTAATTCATTCTTTCAACCCCTTTTTCTTGCTGCACCTTTTTGTTTAGTCGCctgattaataattaagtcaTCCCTTAACTTCTACAATAACAGGGGGTGCAATTTTGGTCATGTCACTATAGGGattagaattttcattttattggaatttaatttgacaattaAGTCTTCTAATGTTAAAAAGATGGGGACATTAAGCATAAAATTCCATAGAAATCGCTAATTTGAGAGGCAATGGCATGTGGCCAGAAATTCAACTTTTAGGGCTCACTTGAGACGTACATGCTTCATCCCaattagaatttgaaaattttagtcgATTTTGTCCTTAATGTCCCATTCTTTTTAAAGGGTTAAATGCGATTTACCCTCTGTGATATATGAAGTAAGTAAAAAATtccatgtgaattttttttagcaaattcttcattttccacatggataattactatttttttccacaaagaattttttgtttatttcacatatcagagggggtaaattgtaatttttcctctttttaaattgcaaaacctgattaccaaattaaattctaaaattataaaattattatcctgCATAATTACATGACTGAAAGTACAATTTTACcctcaaattttataatcatatattaattaattatttcctttACCAAAATAGAGCTCCATTAATTTGTTTCCGAAAAGTGGCAAATTAAATAAGActctattatttaatatatacttctAAAAGTACATTTATCGTGAATAACTCCTAATcacaattttcaagaataaaagtataaaGTTAATTATACAAGAACTTTACGTTTTGATCCATCCAAGTAGAGTCACATGAACATAATTTCTATGTCTGAAGATATTTACATGACTCTCAGCTGAGTTTGGTGTTTCACCTAACTCGTACCGTAATTCAgaatcttttcttgattttgtgtGTTGTATACTTTCCTGACGCAAAAATAGCGCTAATCGCACAAATCCAGGGTCCAAGTATTGCTGGAGACTCGACAGGGCCAGAAGAAGGCTGGGTGGTTTGCCGcgttttcaagaaaaaaaactatcaCAAAACATCTCCAGAGCTCCCCCTGATCACTTCATCCATCTCCAGAACGTCGAACCTTCCACGAAACGATGGTGTCCTGGATCAGATACTCATGTACATGGGAAGATCATCATCTTCCAGCTGCAAGCAAGAAAGCCATGATCAATCCAGGAACGACGAAAACCTGCTGGAGTTTCCTAATCCTGCAGCAGACTTTGCCCACCTTCCAGGCCTGGAAAGTCCACCACTTGATCCATCCTACAAGTCTCCAGGCCCTGACGATATGGTAACAGACATCGGACCCTCATCGGCTGATTGGGTCGCACTGGACCGCCTGGTGGCTTCTCAGCTTAATGGCCAATGTTCCAAGCAATTTTCCAGCTTTAACAACGAAGATTTCTGCTTTTCCTTTGAACATGACGAGATGCAATTGGTGAACATGCATTCTTCTCATGATCATAGACCAAATCACCAGATCTCAAGTTCAGACGCTGATTTTTGGAGTTTTGCCCGATCCTCGTCGTCGTTGTCATCGTCGTCTTCGGACCCGTTATCTCACTTGTCTGTATAATACAAgttaaatgatatatatatacggtTGATGAATCGTAGGTttgaaatcataataaatctaGATTCTGAAAgaatatacgtatatatatacatgcatgttACTGTATTGTGTAAAATTAATATGGAATTATGAGATAAGATGATATGGATGGCTGATTCACCAACTAACCATGTATGGTATGGTTTGACATTATTAAAACCATGTTTTCTCTGGGAGCATCATTGTCTGAAACGATACCTCCGTACTGACAGAGAATGTCTGCTATTCTCCCTTGATATGCGTGTaacttgtctttttttttttccgaaaTTCTATTCTATCAATTGggacattaattattatgtttttggaTTTAGTAAACATTAACAGTTATACAAGTAATGTATGAACATTgaaatcttataatttattgcaatAATCATGGATGTCTATATGATGATGTCATTATTATgcaatcatatttatatatatatcctaggTTTTAT includes:
- the LOC105164468 gene encoding NAC domain-containing protein 12, translating into MHTMSDNMNLSVNGRSQVPPGFRFHPTEEELLHYYLRKKVAYEKIDLDVIRDVDLNKLEPWDIQEKCKIGSTPQNDWYFFSHKDKKYPTGTRTNRATAAGFWKATGRDKVIYSNGRRIGMRKTLVFYRGRAPHGQKSDWIMHEYRLDDNTHDSAHGPSIAGDSTGPEEGWVVCRVFKKKNYHKTSPELPLITSSISRTSNLPRNDGVLDQILMYMGRSSSSSCKQESHDQSRNDENLLEFPNPAADFAHLPGLESPPLDPSYKSPGPDDMVTDIGPSSADWVALDRLVASQLNGQCSKQFSSFNNEDFCFSFEHDEMQLVNMHSSHDHRPNHQISSSDADFWSFARSSSSLSSSSSDPLSHLSV